From the genome of Blastocatellia bacterium:
GCAGTCTGCCGAAAATAACCGGCCGATACTATCCGGCCATGCGATAGGGGCTCGGCCCCAAGCGTCGGACTTGCTCGACCATCTCAGTGACGACTTGAGCAAAGCGCTGCGCTTCGGAAGCCGAGACCCATTCCAAACGAAAGCGTTCCGGCTCCAGACCGAAGTCTTCGAGCATCAACTCAATGGCTTCGGCGCGGGCCTTGGCACGCAGATTCCCCTCCAGGTAATGGCAATCACCCGGATGACAGCCACAGATGAGCACCCCATCAGCGCCGCTGGTGAGCGCCTCGATGACGAAATTCGGATGAATCATGCCGGTGCACTGCACCCGAATGATGCGGATATTGGGCGGATACTGGATGCGCGATGTGCCCGCGAGATCTGCTCCGGCATACGCACACCAGTAGCAGCAAAAAGTGATGATTAACGGTTCAAATTGCTCGTCGCTCATGGGACGTTCTCTCCTGAAAAATCCTCCCCAGCGGATGAAAAATCCCGACGGATCATCCGCCGGCGCCATTGGCCCGTTGGCGAGATCCCTTCATGTCATCACCCCCAATGCGGCTTTCACTTCCGCCAACAATTGCTCCGGTCGGAAGTGCCAGACGTAAATCGCCCTCTTCGGGCAGGTCGCCATGCACGTGCCGCAGCCCTTGCAGATGGCTTC
Proteins encoded in this window:
- a CDS encoding hydrogenase iron-sulfur subunit — its product is MSDEQFEPLIITFCCYWCAYAGADLAGTSRIQYPPNIRIIRVQCTGMIHPNFVIEALTSGADGVLICGCHPGDCHYLEGNLRAKARAEAIELMLEDFGLEPERFRLEWVSASEAQRFAQVVTEMVEQVRRLGPSPYRMAG